Proteins encoded together in one Paracidovorax wautersii window:
- a CDS encoding lysophospholipid acyltransferase family protein encodes MLSQMMSLFLLGLVRFLTGSQARWYGCPPKAEQRIYFANHQSHADLVMIWAALPQELRSITRPIAAKDYWTKSPFRQWITTAVFNAVYVDRQSGAPRTPGPAAAAVAPADAEASPAVPTATPGLLAEITAAVAEADLAMAGGPDPAPEALPPEPTPEELRAAVQPTDPLAPLVRALESGDSIVIFPEGTRGHGDEPQPFKSGLFMLARMFPQVVLVPVWINNVQRVMPKGEVVPVPILCSVTFGAPIQVEPGEERRPFLDRARQAVIALRDI; translated from the coding sequence TTGCTGTCCCAAATGATGAGCCTGTTCCTGCTGGGGCTGGTGCGCTTCCTGACCGGCTCGCAGGCGCGCTGGTACGGCTGCCCGCCCAAGGCCGAGCAGCGCATCTACTTCGCCAACCACCAGAGCCATGCCGACCTGGTGATGATCTGGGCGGCGCTGCCGCAGGAACTGCGCAGCATCACCCGCCCCATCGCCGCCAAGGACTACTGGACCAAGTCGCCGTTCCGCCAGTGGATCACCACGGCGGTGTTCAACGCCGTCTACGTAGACCGCCAATCCGGCGCCCCGCGCACACCCGGCCCCGCTGCAGCGGCCGTTGCACCCGCCGATGCCGAAGCGTCGCCGGCGGTGCCCACCGCGACGCCCGGTCTTCTCGCCGAGATCACCGCCGCCGTGGCCGAGGCCGACCTGGCCATGGCCGGCGGCCCCGATCCCGCGCCCGAGGCGCTGCCGCCCGAGCCCACGCCCGAAGAGCTGCGCGCCGCCGTGCAGCCCACCGATCCGCTAGCGCCGCTGGTGCGCGCGCTGGAAAGCGGCGACTCGATCGTGATCTTTCCCGAGGGCACGCGCGGCCACGGCGACGAGCCGCAGCCCTTCAAATCCGGCCTGTTCATGCTGGCGCGGATGTTTCCGCAGGTGGTGCTGGTGCCGGTGTGGATCAACAACGTGCAGCGCGTCATGCCTAAGGGCGAGGTCGTGCCCGTGCCCATCCTGTGCTCGGTGACCTTCGGCGCGCCGATCCAGGTGGAGCCCGGCGAAGAGCGCCGCCCCTTCCTCGACCGCGCTCGCCAGGCCGTCATCGCGCTGCGGGACATCTGA
- a CDS encoding helix-turn-helix domain-containing protein: MTTEVRSVQRALLILRVMNERPTWSLQELHRRTGLAKSTLHRLLSTLEAEKYVRTDPQAYGQYQLTLAVSNLSCGISERSVLAEMATPLMIGTTREIKWPLSLGVVDGHQIRVVFCTMPYSPYAVRPSTTGRRYEFMDSALGRAYLAFCGAAERRVIVEAVNRREDGGPRITDMAALRRVVRETRRQGYALCYAANNAESTVFAVPVFSRGHLRGTLVYSTYATQMNERMLREFVPVVRATADRIGEAVADPKELRRA, from the coding sequence ATGACCACTGAAGTCCGCTCCGTGCAACGCGCATTGCTCATCCTGCGCGTGATGAATGAACGCCCCACCTGGAGCCTGCAAGAACTGCACCGGCGCACCGGCCTGGCCAAGTCCACGCTGCACCGCCTGCTGAGCACGCTCGAAGCCGAGAAATACGTGCGCACCGATCCGCAGGCCTATGGCCAGTATCAGCTGACGCTGGCGGTGAGTAACCTGAGCTGCGGCATCTCCGAGCGGTCGGTGCTGGCCGAAATGGCGACGCCGCTGATGATCGGCACCACGCGTGAGATCAAGTGGCCGCTGTCGCTGGGCGTGGTGGACGGCCACCAGATCCGCGTGGTGTTCTGCACCATGCCCTACAGCCCCTACGCGGTGCGCCCCTCGACCACCGGGCGGCGCTACGAGTTCATGGATTCGGCCCTGGGCCGGGCCTATCTGGCCTTCTGCGGCGCGGCCGAGCGGCGCGTGATCGTGGAGGCGGTCAACCGCCGCGAGGATGGCGGCCCGCGCATCACCGACATGGCCGCGCTGCGCCGCGTGGTGCGCGAGACGCGGCGCCAGGGCTACGCGCTGTGCTACGCGGCCAACAATGCCGAGAGCACGGTGTTCGCGGTGCCCGTTTTCAGCCGTGGCCACCTGCGCGGCACGCTGGTGTATTCGACCTACGCCACCCAGATGAACGAGCGCATGCTGCGCGAGTTCGTGCCGGTGGTGCGTGCCACCGCCGACCGCATCGGCGAGGCCGTGGCCGATCCGAAGGAACTGCGGCGGGCCTGA
- a CDS encoding acyl-CoA thioesterase — protein sequence MTDAPSAPHTPLPTDKELVLKVIPMPADCNANGDIFGGWVMAQVDLAGSVLPARHVQGRMATVAVNEFVFKQPVRVGDILSFYSSVARIGRTSVTVEVEVYAERFATQGRYMKVTEARLTYVAIDASGRPRPIPRPADTADGTAITE from the coding sequence ATGACCGATGCCCCGAGCGCGCCCCACACCCCTTTGCCCACCGACAAGGAGCTGGTGCTCAAGGTCATTCCCATGCCCGCGGACTGCAATGCCAACGGCGACATCTTCGGCGGCTGGGTGATGGCGCAGGTGGACCTGGCCGGGTCCGTGCTGCCCGCGCGCCACGTGCAGGGCCGCATGGCCACGGTGGCCGTGAACGAGTTCGTGTTCAAGCAGCCCGTGCGCGTGGGCGACATCCTGTCGTTCTACTCCAGCGTGGCGCGCATCGGCCGCACGTCGGTCACGGTGGAGGTCGAGGTGTACGCCGAGCGCTTCGCCACGCAGGGCCGCTACATGAAGGTCACCGAGGCCCGGCTCACCTATGTCGCCATCGATGCCTCGGGCCGGCCCCGGCCGATTCCGCGCCCGGCAGACACCGCGGACGGCACGGCGATCACCGAATAG
- a CDS encoding polymer-forming cytoskeletal protein — translation MAVQNPFFGKREPESFQPRQPGSVLGGATTPGTLNSSNAGAQAAASSAAVNKPGAAAASQGVGSQLTVGPNIKLKGVEITDCDTLVVEGTVEATMDSRVIKIAEQGAFRGSADIDIAEIHGEFDGTLTVRQKLVIYSTGKVNGKIRYGKVVIEEGGQLAGEIEAGTAGASRGGASSAARSEPALAAA, via the coding sequence ATGGCCGTGCAAAACCCCTTCTTCGGCAAGCGTGAACCCGAGTCGTTCCAACCCCGCCAGCCCGGCTCCGTGCTCGGTGGCGCCACGACGCCGGGCACCCTCAACAGCAGCAACGCAGGCGCCCAGGCCGCAGCGTCTTCGGCTGCAGTGAACAAGCCGGGGGCTGCTGCAGCGTCCCAGGGCGTGGGCAGCCAGCTCACGGTGGGCCCCAACATCAAGCTCAAGGGCGTGGAAATCACCGACTGCGACACGCTCGTGGTCGAAGGCACGGTGGAAGCCACCATGGACTCGCGCGTGATCAAGATCGCCGAGCAGGGGGCTTTCCGCGGCTCGGCCGACATCGACATCGCCGAGATCCACGGCGAGTTCGACGGCACACTGACCGTGCGTCAGAAGCTGGTGATCTACAGCACCGGCAAGGTCAACGGCAAGATCCGCTACGGCAAGGTCGTGATCGAGGAAGGCGGCCAGCTGGCGGGCGAGATCGAGGCCGGCACCGCCGGTGCATCGCGCGGCGGTGCCTCGTCGGCAGCCCGCTCCGAGCCGGCGCTGGCCGCTGCCTGA
- a CDS encoding aldolase/citrate lyase family protein, translating to MSAHLTLKSRLLEREPLLATYVKTTSHQTVEVLASTGLDAVVLDAEHAPFGPETLDRALLASRACGLPALVRVPHVRAEAIQQALDMGAAGVVVPRVESAAIATHVVRASRYLGGRGFSDAPRVGGYGQRAMTELMHAGDTQSAVIVQIESMVAVEEAAAIAAVPGVDCLFVAPADLAVSLGASSIADPRVADALARVCEAGQQAGRAVGCFVADGRQVPGLRAMGMSFFVVGSDQALLRHAARQAVAVTKEPLAA from the coding sequence ATGTCTGCCCATCTGACTCTCAAATCGCGGTTGCTGGAACGTGAGCCCCTGCTGGCCACGTACGTGAAGACCACGTCGCACCAGACGGTGGAGGTGCTTGCCTCCACCGGCCTGGATGCGGTCGTGCTCGATGCGGAGCATGCCCCGTTCGGCCCCGAAACCCTGGACCGCGCGCTGCTCGCGTCGCGTGCCTGTGGTCTGCCGGCGCTGGTGCGCGTGCCCCATGTGCGAGCGGAGGCCATCCAGCAGGCGCTGGACATGGGCGCCGCCGGCGTGGTCGTGCCGCGGGTGGAATCCGCCGCCATCGCGACGCACGTGGTGCGCGCCTCGCGCTACCTGGGTGGCCGGGGCTTTTCCGACGCGCCCCGTGTCGGCGGCTACGGCCAGCGCGCCATGACCGAGCTGATGCATGCCGGCGACACGCAGAGCGCCGTGATCGTGCAGATCGAGAGCATGGTCGCGGTCGAAGAGGCTGCCGCCATCGCGGCCGTGCCGGGCGTGGACTGCCTCTTCGTCGCGCCGGCCGATCTGGCCGTGTCGCTGGGGGCGTCCAGCATCGCCGACCCGCGCGTGGCCGATGCGCTGGCGCGCGTGTGCGAGGCCGGCCAGCAGGCCGGGCGCGCCGTGGGCTGCTTCGTGGCCGACGGACGGCAGGTGCCGGGCCTGCGCGCCATGGGCATGTCGTTCTTCGTGGTCGGCTCCGACCAGGCCTTGCTCAGACACGCGGCACGCCAGGCCGTCGCCGTCACGAAGGAACCCCTAGCGGCCTAG
- a CDS encoding ABC transporter ATP-binding protein/permease, translating into MRPTGDAAPAFPPVATPARSSPSDWATLRRLLPYLWQYKLRVLAALAFVLAAKLANVGVPVLLKHLVDIMTPAAGQAATLVAVPVGLLLAYGLLRLSTSVFTELRELVFAKATQGAARTIALQTFAHLHALSLRFHLERQTGGMTRDIERGVKSIESLISFALFNIGATLIEVFLVLTVLGTRFDPWFAWITLTALAAYILFTVSVTEWRTQFRREANAFDSAAHTKAVDSLLNYETVKYFNNEAFEAQRYDESLQRLRHARLKSQTSLSLLNTGQQIIIASGLVVMLWRAAQGVADGRMTIGDLVMVNAFMIQLYIPLNFLGVVYREIKQSLTDLDKMFLLIDREREVADAPDALVLAAADQPAVRFEGVHFAYDTGAQGGRTILHGVDFEIPAGRTVAVVGPSGSGKSTLARLLYRFYDVQQGRITIGGQDLRSVTQDSLRRAIGIVPQDTVLFNETVGYNIAYGRPGATQAQVEEAARAARIHGFIAALPQGYATQVGERGLKLSGGEKQRVAIARTLLKNPPVLIFDEATSALDSANERAIQQELRSAAQGKTTLVIAHRLSTVVDAHEILVMDAGRIIERGTHAQLLARGGRYATMWALQQSGEGG; encoded by the coding sequence ATGCGCCCCACTGGCGACGCCGCCCCCGCTTTTCCGCCGGTAGCCACCCCGGCCCGCTCTTCTCCCTCCGACTGGGCCACGCTGCGCCGGCTGCTGCCGTATCTGTGGCAGTACAAGCTACGCGTGCTGGCGGCCCTGGCCTTCGTGCTGGCGGCCAAGCTGGCCAACGTGGGCGTGCCCGTGCTGCTCAAGCACCTGGTGGACATCATGACGCCGGCCGCGGGCCAGGCGGCCACGCTGGTGGCCGTGCCGGTCGGGCTGCTGCTGGCCTACGGTCTGCTGCGCCTGTCGACCTCGGTGTTCACCGAACTGCGCGAGCTGGTCTTCGCCAAGGCGACGCAGGGCGCGGCGCGCACCATCGCGCTGCAGACGTTTGCGCACCTGCATGCGCTGTCGCTGCGCTTTCACCTGGAGCGGCAGACCGGCGGCATGACGCGCGACATCGAGCGCGGGGTCAAGAGCATCGAGTCGCTCATCTCGTTCGCGCTGTTCAACATCGGCGCGACGCTGATCGAGGTGTTCCTGGTGCTGACCGTGCTGGGCACGCGTTTTGACCCCTGGTTCGCCTGGATCACGCTCACGGCGCTGGCGGCGTACATCCTCTTCACGGTGAGCGTGACGGAATGGCGCACGCAGTTCCGGCGCGAGGCCAACGCCTTCGACTCGGCCGCGCACACCAAGGCGGTGGATTCGCTGCTGAACTACGAGACGGTGAAGTACTTCAACAACGAGGCCTTCGAGGCGCAGCGCTACGACGAAAGCCTGCAGCGGCTGCGCCATGCGCGGCTCAAGAGCCAGACCTCGCTGTCGCTGCTCAACACGGGCCAGCAGATCATCATCGCCTCGGGCCTGGTGGTGATGCTGTGGCGCGCCGCGCAGGGCGTGGCCGACGGGCGCATGACGATCGGCGACCTGGTCATGGTCAACGCCTTCATGATCCAGCTGTACATCCCGCTCAACTTCCTGGGCGTGGTGTACCGCGAGATCAAGCAGAGCCTGACCGACCTGGACAAGATGTTCCTGCTGATCGACCGCGAGCGCGAGGTGGCCGACGCCCCGGACGCCTTGGTGCTGGCAGCGGCGGACCAGCCGGCCGTGCGCTTCGAGGGCGTGCACTTCGCCTACGACACGGGCGCGCAGGGCGGCCGCACCATCCTGCACGGCGTGGACTTCGAGATTCCGGCGGGGCGCACGGTGGCGGTCGTCGGGCCGTCGGGCTCGGGCAAGTCCACGCTGGCGCGGCTGCTGTACCGCTTCTACGACGTGCAGCAGGGCCGCATCACCATCGGCGGGCAGGACCTGCGCAGCGTGACGCAGGACAGCCTGCGCCGCGCCATCGGCATCGTGCCGCAGGACACCGTGCTGTTCAACGAGACCGTCGGCTACAACATCGCCTACGGCCGGCCCGGCGCCACGCAGGCACAGGTGGAGGAGGCCGCGCGTGCGGCGCGCATCCACGGCTTCATCGCCGCGCTGCCGCAGGGCTATGCCACGCAGGTGGGCGAGCGGGGGCTCAAGCTCTCGGGCGGCGAGAAGCAGCGCGTGGCCATCGCGCGCACGCTGCTCAAGAACCCGCCCGTGCTGATCTTCGACGAGGCGACCAGCGCGCTCGATTCGGCCAACGAGCGCGCCATCCAGCAGGAACTGCGCAGCGCCGCCCAGGGCAAGACCACGCTGGTCATCGCGCACCGCCTGTCCACCGTGGTCGATGCCCACGAGATTCTGGTCATGGACGCCGGCCGCATCATCGAGCGGGGCACGCACGCACAGCTGCTGGCCCGCGGCGGGCGCTACGCCACCATGTGGGCGCTGCAGCAGAGCGGCGAAGGCGGCTAG